From the Cryptomeria japonica chromosome 2, Sugi_1.0, whole genome shotgun sequence genome, one window contains:
- the LOC131860126 gene encoding uncharacterized protein LOC131860126, producing the protein MEEKKEWPLKLVWSSPVLPKVGVFTWLALKKRILTGERLSRLGFLGPFRCVMCKKADESLDHLLLQCEEAQMVWNFLLGKLGWQTPLPNSVFELLSSWNIQSHISVFSSVWLVAPSLVVWEIWKERNRRIFQEKEESSASLLSRVEREISESVSAAARNHSLTKYPYSSEDNFIQANWPLVNCQPVNGSWRVSPLSEPTKDEVKWEPPTKE; encoded by the coding sequence ATGGAGGAAAAAAAGGAGTGGCCTCTAAAGCTGGTGTGGAGTTCCCCAGTTCTTCCAAAAGTAGGAGTCTTTACCTGGCTTGCTCTGAAAAAGCGCATCCTAACAGGCGAAAGATTGAGCAGATTAGGGTTCTTGGGCCCTTTCAGATGTGTAATGTGTAAGAAGGCAGATGAATCCCTGGACCACTTGCTCTTACAATGTGAGGAAGCACAAATGGTATGGAATTTCCTGTTAGGGAAGTTAGGCTGGCAAACTCCCCTTCCTAATTCAGTCTTTGAACTTCTCTCTAGCTGGAATATACAGAGTCACATATCAGTCTTCTCTAGTGTCTGGTTAGTGGCGCCATCCCTTGTAgtatgggagatttggaaggaaaggaacagaAGGATATtccaagagaaagaggaatcatcgGCGAGCTTGTTATCAAGGGTTGAAAGAGAAATATCAGAATCAGTGTCAGCAGCAGCTAGAAATCATAGCTTAACAAAATATCCTTATTCCAGTGAAGACAATTTTATCCAAGCAAACTGGCCACTTGTGAATTGCCAACCCGTTAATGGGTCCTGGAGGGTTAGTCCCCTTTCGGAACCAACAAAAGATGAGGTTAAATGGGAACCGCCAACAAAGGAGtag